Below is a genomic region from Primulina eburnea isolate SZY01 chromosome 9, ASM2296580v1, whole genome shotgun sequence.
atagtcgcgcatgtgcgccgatgctactgtcctcagcacatcaattttcacacgtaatctcatttcgtgtctcggttagccctttcataattgtcttgattaaaatcaataatcgtaatttaacacgatataaaatctcgggcattacatttctccccccctaagatacgatttcgtcctcgaaatcacaggcattttattcgtatcaacaaggagtatatatatacaaaactgtataagaatttacatcatcgaaataactctgggaactcttgtctcatatctgattcagtttcccaggttgcttcttctacaccatgacgagtccattgaacttttaccagtggaatagtcttcgttctgagctgtttttctttacgatcaataatctgaatcggttttttcACATAGCTCAACATTTCAtctagttcggcctcgtctggttgaatagcatgtgaagcatcaggaaggtatttcctcaataacgatacatgaaagacatcatgtatcccggataatgaaggtggtaaggctagtcgataggcacgatctcctatcttctcaagaatctcataaggcccaatgtatcgtggagacagtttccctttcttaccaaatctgacaactcctctgaaaggtgagatcttcaaaaatactcggtctcctacgtcAAATAACAACGGTCTACGtcaaacattggcatatttggcctgtctgtcttgtgctgccttcattttctttcgaattagcttcactttttctgtcatatctctgatcatatctggtccaatctcaggaatttcagagatatcatcccaatacagaggggatctgcatttctttccgtacaacgcttcaaatggtgacatctcaatactcgtctgatagctgttgttgtacgaaaactcacaaagaggcaatgcatcttgccaattagtgccaaaatctagcactactgctctcagcatatcttccaatgtctggatagtccgctctgactgtccgtcggtctgtggatgatatgcggtactcagatgtaacttcgtaccgagagcctgctacaaactctgccagaagtgcgaagtaaatcgagggtcacgatctgatacaatcgacttcggcactccatgcaatctgaccacttctctgacatagatctctgccatctggtcaaatctgtacgtcatcttgtacggtataAAACAAGCGGATTtgttcaatctgtcaatcacgacccaaatcgcatcacaacctttggaggaacccGGCAACTGCGTcatgaaatccatggaaatataaTCTCATtttcattcaggaatggacaaactctgtaataatcctcctggtttctttctttctgctttcacctgctggcaattcagacatttggaaacaaattctgcaatatcattcttcatttgtttccaccagaactgtcctttcaaatcgttatacatctttctgccaccaggatggatatTGAATCGAATGTTGTgcagcttctgacaatatctgtcgtttcaattctgaaatattcggcaaaactagacgattattcacgtacaaaacgttatcacgtacctgatactctgatcgatgtcctgctctaaccatcgatactgatttctgtatattctgatcaactttctgagccgtTTTAATcttcataatcagctctggttctacttgcaccgtataaagtttcaacggtctataatctgtttcaaattctaatccagacaaacagcagtcttctatcaaatttgaaacaccaatcgtcgataaggacaaagaacatacctttcgactcagtgcatcagctgctgcattagactttcctggatagtatttgatttcacaatcaaaatctttaagcaaatcaagccatcttcgttgcctcatattcaattcagattgtgaaaacagatatttcaaactcttatgatcagaatatatctcaaacttttcaccataaagatagtgtcgccatatctttaatgcaaagacaatggctgccaattctagatcatgaattggataacgagtctcatgtggtttaagctgtcttgaagcataagcgataacatgccctcgttgcatcagcacacatcccaaccctctgtgagaagcgtcgcaataaaccacaaaatcaccagtaccggatggaatagtcaacaccggtgcactgatcaacctcttcttcaactccagaaaactggtctcacactcttcagaccaaacaaatggagcattcttctgagtcagctgagtaattggtttagctatactcgagaaatctttaatgaaacgatgGTAGTATCCCgctaaactcataaaactgcgaatttcgggtaCTGACgttggtcttggccaagaaatcacggcttccactctactgggatcaactgatataccatctccagatataatatgacccagaaatactacatgtcttagccaaaactcacatttcgacagtttagcatataacttctcagcccttagaattcgcaacacagttcgtaaatgctcagcatgctcactcatattctttgaataaatcaaaatatcatcgatgaaaataatcacaaaatcatcgagatatttctggaagatacggttcatcaataccatgaatacagctggagcatttgtcagaccaaacggcatgacaataaattcatagtgtccatacctggttctgaatgccgtctttgagatatcagaatctctgactctcagctgatgatatcccgatctcaaatcgatcttggaatatactgaagaaccctgcaactgatcgaataaatcatctatacgaggcaaaggatatttattctttattgttgccttgttcagttgccgatagtcgatgcagagtctcatcgaaccatctttctttcttacgaatagtactggagcaccccaaggagacacactcggtctgatgtaccccttggccagtaaatcttccaaccgatccttcaattctttcaattcaactggtgccattctgtacggagctctagaaatcggtactgtacctggcatcagttcaatggtgaagtctatctctctaactggaggtaatctcgggatctcatctgggaagacgtcagcaaactcacgtaccactggcagatctgccaatgctggactcgacttcagtaaatctactgaatatacaaggaatccttctgctcctttctgtaacaatcgagtcatagataatacggatattaaaggaattctcgatctagaacccttaccgtaaaatttccactcttcagccatatctggtctgaatctcactatcttgtggaaacaatcaactgtcgctctttacttggtcagcatatcaataccgataatacagtcaaagtcagacaacccaagtacgatgcaatctaactcaatctcatgcccgtcatactgtagtacacaatgctTAACTGAattcacggatatcaaacccgtccccaaaggcgaagagacagacactacagtagctaaagactctacaggcaatgcatgacttaatgcaaatcgttcagaaaaaaatgtgtgtgaagcaccggtatcaattaatacataagcagagtaaccacataaagaacagttacctgccacaacgtcatctggtgcttcctgggcctgctcttctgtcaaagcgaagactctggcctgctgtctcggaggctgaccaactgtctggcttcctcctggcctctgctgtgactgagctggcgctgactgaaatgtatgaacagcagctgatcgtctctcagtctgtgctgctgatcccgatgactcggccccctgagcTTTCTGcaaacctttctgtggacacactttagcaaagtgtcccggctgtttacagaaattgcaactacccgtcactccctggcattgctcagtagcatgtcttcctccgtaagtcttgcaataaactccagtgtaactctggctcggtctggaaccaccaaagctggaagaactactgccagatttcttgaattgctttcccctggctttcaaaaattctttctttcctccactactgctgccaccctcaaatctgggaggtggttgctgtggtctcggtgctggaggcacaaatgaagcccttttctgtctcatcagaccggcttctgctcccttaactctgttcagggcatcagtaaaattatccggtcgccctgtgttcaccaatgtgaaaatgtcggggttcaggccattgatgaactggtcagcagtagcttcttcgctgtcagccacatgtggagcaaatttcagcaaggaggaaaactttgacacgtactctatgttcatctgtccttgctttagattggcaaactccgcccccttgtcctttcggtacgacactgggaaaaatcgttgataaaattcagttctaaatatattctaggtaatattcgtacctctatgctccatggctctcttcctcgtaatccaccagtccttggccacgtcatgtaactggtgtccaattaatttcaccctcttctcatctgtatactccaaggattcgaacaacatctcaatatcatcaagccaactctcacactctacagcgttctctgtgcctttcaaggtttgcggatgaaatgactgaaatcgtttccattggagtcggtttGACATCCATTGTAGGATtagatgtacttccctgttctggtactcgtctcggaggcatatctgataatcaagtatattagtaacaaataccacaattctgtttcaatcctcctctgatcatcttactgctgatcttgaatcagtactgatccaatctcaataaaacctATTACCATATCAagtcagataaacaagtaacatgtaataaagcagtaagacatgctagcattcaaaagcaggaaagaaaacctcaatctaccccgctcactagcctcttctatctcaatctaaaggatctatcgctctgataccacctgttgtggggacccggacgttaatcaagttcttaatcatcattgggactaattaatcaattatagcaatcagggtctaaattttttttttaaaaatgcggaaggtaatggaatcaaactcctatacatatcagtataaaagtataaatctgataaaatatacaatcatacatactcaggttcaacaactactatcaagtgtttaaaccctaggtctaatccaagtccggtatcaccactctaatctcggtctgtcttcatctctgtgaccctgtacctgtcccacctgttgtcatgcacacatacaaacaagacaacagccggataactccggtgagatataaatatcccagtataaacaatgtattaaatgcaatcatataaaacatatataaaagcataaacaaacatcaaaacatgtatctagtctgaatacatgaatcaatgactcgtgatctaatcttatcttatctcaaatctagggatcccaatctaatttagactttggtatgctgtatcgagtgtctgagatagacgtcgatctacatctaaggctcttcgatacaccgtaagtctagagtcttatcggttctaagaaagactcggcggttctgccctagctaggctgatctgccctagactcggactctgactttgttctaagtcaatatattaacatatcaatctgataatctgcaaatatcaatgcaataaaataaagtatgtgatttagggaaactcaagtcaaacctaactcgagttgtgcaatcccgaatcaacatttatttatacctttcttgctgtcgatctgatacaatcaaaatcttgatTCAACGTccgtcactgttcaatctggcaatgacaataccaatattctgtataaatattctaatcaaatcacaacccctctgttttatcaaattctgacagtacaacagtacaatcttgtaATACtggtaatactatatcagtctataccacTTCCaaaaatttacaatcaaccattgtacaaatctgatatcaattctagtcaatttcattctgaaattcataacaattccatattcagtccgtttcttaatctgacttcgattctacgctgtctaacatgtcaagaacaacatatatgacgtgtattcaattctaacaacatcataatttccaaacatgtcaaaacgtaataaaacttacgtcccgtagtagcctgcgttgatatgaacacagtaccaaagtcggatttaaaatctaacggacggatttctcacgaaTCGAATTCTAAACTCAAAGAACAAACGTTTCCTCTGAATTCCGTTTTTCTTCAACGATTtacgtttgtatgtatatatatatatatatatatatatatatatatatatatatatatatatatataattactgTGCATGATTAAGGCGAGGTGGCATATTTCTTCGCAatccacgtctcgcgcatatgcgcgactaccttccgcgcatatgcgcgagacattctgtctcggcgcgtcCCCAGCAcggcatctcgcgcatatgcgcgcacctcttccgcgcatatgcgcgaggaattcttcacaactctcgggttgtctcgcgcatgtgcgcgaatccaTGTCGCGTATGTGCGCGAACCTTTCTGtaattctcgcgcatgtgcgcgcatatagtcgcgcatgtgcgccgatgctactgtcctcgcacatcaattttcacacgtaatctcatttcgtgtctcggttagtCCTTTCATAATtgtctcgattaaaaatcaataatcgtaatttaacacgatataaaatctcgggTATTACAATTATACATCCATTTATTTGAAATATGTACTTCAGTTTCTTTGTTCAAATCGAAATTTTATAATCCCATAAGGCAATTCAAATGATTTTATCCAATcgataaaaaatacaaaaattcaaattttacgaGTTCTTGCTTGaataaaatgaatttatttattcattaattatataaatttgagattaattatataaatttgtGATACAATCCTGacgataaataaattttatttggcAATTAAATCAACACACCACTCGCTAgccataattttatttggcaaATAATATAGATTAAAATCATCCATCGAGGAAAAAGGTCTATAATCCAAGAGCAAACGGGAATCCAGTAGAATTCAACCAAGCCCCACCGGCAATGAACCTCTCCGCCGAGTAACTTGCGGCCTCAGTCGCACTGGTGATAACTTTAAACCCTTTCCATTTCACCCTCCCACTTGTCCCCGCCCCAGCTCCCGTATTCTTATACTCGCCGTAAAACAATGTATCAAGCCCGATATCGCCATCCCACTCATGCCACCCGGCCGCCTGGATCACATCAGATATCTGCGATTGCATGATCACAGTCCTCGAGTACATTTTCCATGGCCTTCCAAGAAATGTAGGGAACTTGTCTTGAACGGGCTGTAGGTCAGAGGTGGCACTAATCTTACAATTTTGTATGACGATCCCCGTGTTCTGGTTCGGGTCCGTTCGACCCTGAGCCGTGACCATGTTTTTTTGTCCGGAATCAGGGAGACGCGAGCGGATGTCGGAGTTCTGGATCACGACAGCAGCGTTGCCGAAGATGAAATCTACTGTGCCTGATATTAGACACTGGATGAAGAATTGACGGTTGGAGTGGACGTACAGGGTGTCTTGATAGGCTAGAATATCACAATTGTGAAAGGCAGAGAGATCTGAGCCCACTCGGAGAGCTACTGCCTGGTGCTTCGACGGCCCTGCGGTGTTCTGAAAGGTTATATCTCGTGCCAAAAACTTTTCCCCCACCGCAGCTGCAATCAACATCAGAAAAAGGTCACACATTTTGCTCAAGaaaatcaaatttatttttttatttcaacaattcaaatatcaatttagtccctctataatttgtcaaattttttaacccatcgataatgataaaaaagactGTACACAAACATCGCGTATACAAAGTAACTAGTTCCTGAGAATATTTATTAAAAGAAGtaaaagtttacaaaaaaaaaactaaagaaACACTATTTTAACCTCCTAAATAGAATAATCATGGTAAAAAATCATTTGACTCATCATATAGAacaagtaggtctcttgtgagacgatcttacgaatctttatatgtgagatgggtcaaccctaccaatattcacaataaaaaacaatacgatcttagcataaaaattattctcatggatgactcaaataagatatgcgtctcacaaaatataatccgtgagatcgtctcacacaaatttctaCCCACAAAAAACAAATATTGTTCGTTGGCTCGTCTACAATCAAAATAGTATAAGTATATGTCCAAATCGGCTAATTTTACTTTAGGTGGTGAGGTTGTCCCAAGAAAAAAACATCTTGCACTCCATCAAAAAGTCAATTACCATCTAATTATTTGACAAGAGCACATGGCTAACATATGAAAAGAAAATGGGATGACATGATGTAATGTCCTCGTTTGGCACCAACCTAATATGATACAATTGAACAGAAGAAAATAGTGGCAGACATGAGTCCCACTCGACAGTTGGCTAATGAGTACGAATTACCGATAACTGTGTCATTTCCATACTCTCTCCCAGTTTCTGCTCAATCAACGCAATAATGCATAATCTGGTCAAAATATTGatttttccttctttttttttttttgcaaaaaattaatttaagtacACGGGTAATGTATGGGCCACCAAACCTATACAtgtgaaaatgatttttatatgtgacATTTATATACACTTCTTGGGGAATAATTAAAGAGcaaatatcaatatatcatcgtCGCAATAGAAATGTTAGTTCAGGTCATCTGACTAGCCAAACAGATAGCTTCTGCATGCGCTACGCCGGAAAATTCGACCTCTAACCCCTGCAGGCACTGCTGCAGGGGTAGATCCAAGGCCAAAAAAATTTTGGCCCatgttttgttattttttaattttcccCCCTCCCCATGAAGTGAATTTTGGGCCCTTGATATGTGTgggggcactgcccccacaccaGCGTCGACTTGACCCGCTACGCCAACATTGATTTTTTCGGATGAAATTCCGTACAAAATATTGAAATCTAGAACAAATATATGATTTTGCATAACTTATGTTTTAAATCTGATATTAATATAGGATTTTTGAATATCTAAAATGTAGAAAAAAAATATACGtcttttttgaataaaaaattgatacaaaactttgaaaataggtattaatatatgatttttttaatactAATGTTTCAAATCCGATACTAAAATACCCAAACatgtaaaacaaattttggaacTAATGATACATATTTTTCGAATGaaaattggtaaaaaaaaaattaaatataaagtaataatatatgatatttcagTATAACATCTTTCAGATCGGATATTAATATAATGATATTTGAGCACAGAAACAAGTGCAATAAGTTGATATTACTATAATTGTTTAACcttatattcaaaattttattttttgtattcgATCTAAAATAATTTGTTCTGTAACATCATGTATATGTtccaaatttttaatattttataccGAATTTCATCCGAAAAATAATTATAAGCTCAAGaaatacataaacaattttttttttttaaaatcaagaaTTGTATGAAAAATTTCAGTCTATCCAAAAACTAAACGTAAATTTAACTAGGTTGTAATTATTttagataaataaaataattgcttACCGACTGTAGCAGATTTGAAAGTGGTGCTTCCATCAACGACATTCCTGCTTCCGGTGATAATGGTGGAAGTCCTTCCATCTCCCATGAACATTATGTTTGTTTTCTTCTTCGACACATCCACATTTTCCCTGTACACTCCGGCTTTGATCCTAATCACGTACCTCTTGCTACTCTTCTCCGGCGCCGCGGCAACCGCCGCCGCAACGGTCTTGTAGTCTCCACTTCCATCCGCGGCCACCACCACGTTCGGCGTTACTGAAGAAGACTGCAGCAACCTCCTGTCACCGGCGGACAACCAATCAGGCCAAGAGTTGCTACGTCTCTCCGGTGCTGAAAGCTTCCTACCGCCGCTTAGTTTCCTCTCGTTCTGAATGTCCGTGTGGGTCATGTTTGTGATCATGGCGAGTAAATTGCTGCAGAGTTTCTCCACGCGCAGCACTTTACCACCGACCAGCACGTCCCTCTGGTGTTTCTCGTCCTTTCCGTGCGAGAAACCGTCCAGGCAGGTTTCCTAATGATCGGAAACCCAAGAGAAATTAGAAACAAGAACTACTCGAATTGAGCTTGGTTTCTGTAGCTTCACTACAGGTAATCGCATCAAAAGTTACCTGATTGGTCATGGCAGAAGAAAGCAGGGTCCGGAGATCATCCGCGTGTTTTTGAAGCGATTTCTTCCTAGGGTACTCCTCCAATGCCCTGAGGGCGGCCCGTAGCTCATCCACCGTTTCATCAATAGTAACCAAACAGTCATGCAACGCCGTCTTCTCCCGCTCCGTCAAGTTACTTGCCCCATGAGCAATAAATTTCTTTATAGCAGCGTAGTTTCGCCGCGCGTTATCGATGGTAATGTTCAATGACAAAAGAATGAAGTCTTTAGTGTTTCTAATCGATATCTCGTTGCCGTTTAGAGAATCTGCCATGGAAGAATAACACAGTTCAGGGTACAATGTGTTGCTGCAAGAAGATTTCGCTATGGCGTGAGCCGGAGAGATGTCAATGCTTAGAAAATTTTGACCAGTAGAAtcttcacttcttgattttactgCTCCGGCGACTTCTCCGATAACAAGGGAAAATATTAGgattgaagataacaaaaaaACGACGGATTTCTCACCGGGAAAAAATTGATTCCCGGTAAAGAATTGTTGGCTGCTCGAGGTCATTGTTTCGATTTAGTGAAGCATAAAGCAGCAAGTATGGATTTCTtacactaccacatacatatatatatatatatatatatatatatatatatatatatatatatagtgggTCTACGTTTTACGGATCCtgatatgtgagacgggtcaaccctacccatattcacaacaaaaggtaatattcttatcataaaaaataataaattttcatggataatccaaataagtgatccgtctcacaaatacgacccgtgagacggtctcacacaaattttttttgccatatatataactatatcttatttgggtcatcctgaaaaattattattttttatgtaagttaagagtattactttttactgtgaatatcggtagggttgatctgtctcataaataaaaaatcataaaacatctcacaaaagacctaatCACGTAACATTGTATATAGTAGTAACATGCTTGCGTAGTTGCGTACGTGAAATTATGTATGCCATGTGAAATAATGGGGaccttttctttttcattttcctCGACTTTAGGcctttgagtaggtctcatgtgagaccgtatcacggatcttaatccgtgagacggatcaaccctacccatattcacaataaaaagtaatactcttagcataaaaagtaatactttttcatggatgacccaaataaaagatccgtctcataaatatgacccgtgagaccgtctcacacaagtttttgcctagacCTTTATTACCGTGTTATTTTTATACGAAATTAATGTGAAATAAACATGAAGCAATTATTAATAGATATTTTATTGAACTCGTTACATATAGATTGCTTAAATTCAACGAAGTACAACTTTTGTTATCTATACCTATTATATCACCGTGTCCGCGACACGCGCTGAGTCggagtataattttttttattttaatattataattattaaaattaatgaaaaaccaTACAATCAGTAGAATTGATTATATTTATTTGAGAATCATATCATGATCTTAAAATTTACCGAGTGATTAAAGTGTAATTTGTATTGTTTACATAAAAAAactaagagtaggtctcttatgagacgtgtcaaccccaccgaaattcacaataaaaattaatatttttatcataaaaattaatatttttgaatgattgacccaaataagagatgtgTCGCAAAATACGACaagtgagatcgtctcacataagtttttgccaaataCAAAAGTGTATCATGCATGACATAAAAGGGAAATTTTGAAAGGATATTATTtatagacaaaaacttatgtgagacggtctaacgtgtcatattttgtgagacggatatcttatttgggtcatccatgaaaaaatattactttttatgctaagattattattttttattatgaatatcgatagatttgactcgtctcacagataaagattcgttaaACCGTTTCACAATAGACCTactcttattatatatatatatatatatatatatatatatatatatatatatatatatatatat
It encodes:
- the LOC140841211 gene encoding pectinesterase-like is translated as MTSSSQQFFTGNQFFPGEKSVVFLLSSILIFSLVIGEVAGAVKSRSEDSTGQNFLSIDISPAHAIAKSSCSNTLYPELCYSSMADSLNGNEISIRNTKDFILLSLNITIDNARRNYAAIKKFIAHGASNLTEREKTALHDCLVTIDETVDELRAALRALEEYPRKKSLQKHADDLRTLLSSAMTNQETCLDGFSHGKDEKHQRDVLVGGKVLRVEKLCSNLLAMITNMTHTDIQNERKLSGGRKLSAPERRSNSWPDWLSAGDRRLLQSSSVTPNVVVAADGSGDYKTVAAAVAAAPEKSSKRYVIRIKAGVYRENVDVSKKKTNIMFMGDGRTSTIITGSRNVVDGSTTFKSATVAAVGEKFLARDITFQNTAGPSKHQAVALRVGSDLSAFHNCDILAYQDTLYVHSNRQFFIQCLISGTVDFIFGNAAVVIQNSDIRSRLPDSGQKNMVTAQGRTDPNQNTGIVIQNCKISATSDLQPVQDKFPTFLGRPWKMYSRTVIMQSQISDVIQAAGWHEWDGDIGLDTLFYGEYKNTGAGAGTSGRVKWKGFKVITSATEAASYSAERFIAGGAWLNSTGFPFALGL